A window of Sphingorhabdus lacus contains these coding sequences:
- the xrtA gene encoding exosortase A, giving the protein MSDDVPQDNPDEETIPETVPAETEEELTPALTDFVDQWHRPLQLLAALWAALLLLFWRDTADMVAIWWNSSTFNHCLLIVPILGWLVLQRKELLFQLKPEPWTPALLYGAVGVGGWLLGDAAGLAVARQLGLIMMLQGSVAAVLGANVARGLLFPLFYMFFLVPIGEEAVPALQTLTAKMCMILLGWTGIPAHIDGIFITTPTGYFRVAEACSGVKFLIAMIAYGVLVANLCFNHWPRRIAFLAACVVVPILANGLRAFGTIYIAHHSSNEFASSFDHVFYGWIFFGIVIAIVMAAGWPFFDRKADAPAFDPAALQAPVGRSTTYLRASIAIMLVAALPFGWSTYSATKSSPTPERITLPQVEGWDIVPYAPTVHWTPRFVGGSHYLSGRYRNKAGQEADLFVVVYDRQSEGSELVGFGQGAIDPDGFWSWTANTSAPPNGKAERIKTQGAAREVVSFYRVNGVTSGSGPRIKLATLQARLLAGDQQAVAIVVSAEQIGNQSPRPAIDAFVKSLGDIDKMADRFAGLR; this is encoded by the coding sequence ATGAGCGACGATGTGCCGCAGGACAATCCGGACGAGGAAACTATTCCTGAAACCGTCCCAGCCGAGACGGAAGAAGAACTCACCCCCGCTCTGACCGATTTTGTTGATCAATGGCATCGCCCGCTCCAGCTTCTCGCTGCACTTTGGGCTGCTCTGCTCCTGCTGTTCTGGCGCGACACGGCGGATATGGTGGCCATTTGGTGGAACAGTTCCACCTTTAACCATTGCCTTTTGATCGTGCCGATCCTCGGTTGGCTGGTGCTGCAACGCAAGGAATTGCTTTTCCAACTGAAGCCCGAGCCGTGGACACCAGCGTTACTTTACGGGGCCGTAGGCGTGGGCGGCTGGTTGCTCGGCGATGCCGCAGGATTGGCGGTCGCGCGACAGTTAGGCCTGATCATGATGCTTCAGGGCAGCGTGGCGGCAGTACTGGGTGCGAATGTCGCACGGGGCCTGCTCTTCCCGCTTTTCTATATGTTCTTTCTGGTGCCTATTGGCGAAGAGGCGGTGCCTGCTTTGCAAACGCTGACCGCGAAAATGTGCATGATCCTGCTCGGCTGGACCGGAATTCCGGCGCACATAGACGGGATATTTATCACAACCCCCACGGGCTATTTTCGTGTCGCCGAGGCATGCTCCGGCGTCAAATTCCTGATCGCAATGATTGCTTATGGCGTTTTGGTTGCCAATCTGTGCTTCAACCATTGGCCGCGGCGGATCGCCTTTCTTGCGGCATGTGTTGTCGTGCCAATACTAGCCAACGGCCTTCGCGCTTTTGGTACCATTTATATTGCCCATCATAGCAGCAATGAATTTGCATCCAGTTTTGACCATGTCTTTTACGGGTGGATATTTTTCGGCATCGTCATTGCGATCGTAATGGCCGCAGGTTGGCCCTTTTTTGACCGGAAGGCGGATGCGCCCGCTTTTGACCCAGCTGCGCTTCAGGCACCGGTGGGTCGATCGACCACATATCTGCGCGCCTCCATTGCAATTATGTTGGTCGCCGCACTGCCTTTTGGATGGTCGACCTATAGCGCAACCAAATCCTCCCCAACGCCCGAGCGCATAACATTGCCGCAGGTGGAGGGCTGGGACATTGTTCCTTACGCGCCGACGGTCCACTGGACGCCGCGTTTCGTGGGTGGCAGCCATTATTTGTCGGGGCGGTATCGGAATAAGGCAGGGCAGGAGGCCGATCTCTTTGTAGTCGTTTATGATCGGCAGAGCGAAGGGAGCGAATTGGTCGGCTTTGGTCAAGGTGCCATTGATCCGGATGGTTTCTGGTCGTGGACCGCAAACACATCTGCACCGCCCAATGGGAAAGCCGAACGTATAAAGACGCAAGGTGCAGCGCGCGAAGTGGTGAGCTTTTATCGTGTGAACGGCGTCACCAGTGGTTCGGGTCCGCGCATCAAACTGGCCACATTGCAGGCGCGCCTCTTGGCCGGAGACCAGCAGGCAGTGGCAATCGTTGTGTCGGCGGAACAGATCGGCAATCAGTCGCCTCGGCCCGCTATCGATGCTTTTGTCAAATCCTTGGGCGATATCGATAAAATGGCTGACCGCTTCGCCGGTTTGCGATAG
- a CDS encoding TIGR03087 family PEP-CTERM/XrtA system glycosyltransferase, with protein sequence MMREILFLAHRIPWPADRGDKIRSHHILKRLCEIAPVHVGTFADDERDMGFAEAMDGLVASRHVELRSKPQWQAGLEGLVTVQAISVRSFASRSMQNWVDATIASGQISHIFCFSGQMAQYVPADFHGRFIMDFVDVDSAKFESYAEEGHALMRWVNRREGRVLGTFEAEIAARADASLLVSEAEAELFQRRTAASTVMALGNGIDTSFYDPEGHYKKLHPPFPDPLIVFTGQMDYRPNIEAVSDFAQHAMPAIRAQHPEATFAIVGRSPTQAVSDLSMLPGVQVTGAVDDVRTWLAAADVVVAPLRIARGIQNKVLEAMAMAKPVVASPAAAEGIDAEHGQHFFVEENVGAEAARVCALLAEPSSGLSIGKAARAHVINHYGWRSQLTPLDRLMGLGTDDPQ encoded by the coding sequence TTGATGCGCGAGATCCTTTTTCTCGCCCACCGCATTCCTTGGCCAGCCGATCGGGGCGATAAAATCCGGTCGCACCATATTTTGAAGCGGCTATGCGAAATCGCGCCGGTCCATGTAGGCACTTTTGCCGATGATGAGCGCGACATGGGCTTTGCAGAGGCGATGGATGGACTTGTGGCATCCCGCCATGTCGAATTGCGCAGCAAGCCCCAATGGCAAGCGGGATTGGAAGGACTAGTCACCGTACAGGCCATATCTGTGCGCAGTTTCGCAAGTCGATCAATGCAAAACTGGGTGGATGCTACCATCGCATCGGGGCAAATCAGCCATATTTTCTGTTTTTCTGGGCAAATGGCGCAATATGTCCCAGCGGATTTTCATGGCCGCTTCATCATGGACTTTGTCGACGTTGATAGCGCCAAATTTGAAAGCTACGCCGAAGAGGGGCATGCCTTAATGCGCTGGGTGAACCGGCGTGAAGGGCGTGTGCTGGGCACGTTCGAAGCGGAAATCGCAGCCCGCGCCGATGCGAGCCTGTTGGTGAGCGAGGCGGAGGCAGAGCTGTTCCAAAGGCGCACAGCAGCCAGCACAGTGATGGCGTTGGGCAATGGTATCGACACCAGCTTCTATGATCCCGAAGGGCATTACAAAAAACTGCACCCACCTTTTCCCGATCCCTTGATCGTCTTCACCGGCCAGATGGATTACAGGCCCAATATCGAAGCCGTTTCGGATTTTGCGCAGCACGCCATGCCTGCAATTCGCGCGCAGCATCCCGAAGCCACCTTTGCGATTGTAGGGCGTAGCCCGACGCAGGCGGTTTCCGATCTGTCGATGTTGCCAGGTGTCCAAGTCACAGGCGCGGTCGACGACGTGCGGACATGGCTTGCTGCGGCGGATGTGGTTGTTGCCCCACTGCGTATTGCAAGGGGTATCCAGAACAAGGTGCTCGAAGCGATGGCGATGGCGAAGCCGGTTGTCGCTTCGCCTGCCGCAGCCGAAGGCATTGACGCCGAACATGGGCAGCATTTTTTCGTGGAAGAGAATGTCGGTGCAGAGGCCGCGCGCGTTTGCGCCTTATTGGCCGAACCCAGTTCAGGTCTCTCCATCGGAAAGGCCGCACGTGCCCATGTTATCAACCATTATGGGTGGCGCAGCCAGCTTACACCGCTTGATCGCCTGATGGGCCTTGGCACGGATGACCCGCAATGA
- a CDS encoding FemAB family XrtA/PEP-CTERM system-associated protein, whose amino-acid sequence MNAPLLRSRLAVRMANLKDADEVSRLGAWIMAHEQGLPFHRPNWLLAIEEATGQRAHCLIAERAGDIAAILPFHLVHSPLFGRALVSSAFAVGGGIVSNSATATQRLAAEICGLAERWSCPTVELRGGSMPGRGWIEKRDSHANFLKPLQADSEAELLAIPRKQRAEVRKGLENGLAVVTGRTDRDLDWHYRVYAESVRNLGTPVYPKGLMAAVLQRFGEDADILTVLHEGQPVASVFSLYHKGIVMPYWGGGVWDARRLRANDVMYYALMDHARNRRCTHFDFGRSKTDSGAYHFKKNWGFEPEPMAYAIHTADGQEPRDINPNSPKYRAQIALWQKLPLPVANYLGPWIAKGLG is encoded by the coding sequence ATGAACGCCCCGCTGTTGCGGTCTAGGCTTGCTGTGCGCATGGCCAATCTAAAAGACGCGGACGAAGTGTCGCGCCTCGGTGCGTGGATCATGGCGCACGAACAAGGGTTGCCATTTCACCGGCCCAATTGGCTTTTGGCGATCGAAGAAGCGACCGGCCAAAGGGCGCATTGCCTGATCGCCGAGCGGGCAGGAGATATTGCCGCAATCCTGCCATTCCATCTCGTGCACTCACCACTTTTCGGGCGGGCATTGGTTTCGTCTGCATTTGCTGTGGGCGGCGGAATAGTGTCGAATAGCGCAACGGCGACGCAGCGGTTGGCGGCCGAAATTTGTGGTCTCGCCGAACGTTGGAGTTGCCCGACGGTCGAACTGCGCGGCGGATCGATGCCGGGGCGCGGCTGGATCGAAAAGCGGGATTCGCATGCAAATTTCCTGAAGCCATTACAGGCGGATAGTGAAGCCGAGCTTCTGGCGATACCGCGCAAGCAACGTGCCGAAGTGCGCAAAGGTCTGGAAAATGGCTTGGCTGTGGTCACGGGCCGCACCGACCGGGATCTGGATTGGCATTATCGTGTTTATGCGGAGAGTGTTCGTAATTTGGGCACGCCGGTATATCCCAAGGGATTGATGGCTGCAGTCCTGCAACGTTTCGGCGAGGATGCGGACATACTAACGGTGCTGCACGAAGGACAACCCGTCGCCAGCGTATTCAGCCTTTATCATAAGGGCATTGTCATGCCCTATTGGGGCGGCGGTGTGTGGGATGCGCGGCGGTTGCGGGCAAATGATGTCATGTATTACGCCTTGATGGATCACGCGCGCAATCGCCGCTGCACCCATTTCGACTTTGGCCGGTCAAAGACGGATTCGGGCGCCTATCATTTCAAGAAAAACTGGGGTTTTGAACCCGAGCCAATGGCCTATGCCATCCATACGGCGGATGGTCAGGAACCGCGCGATATCAACCCCAATAGCCCAAAATATCGGGCACAGATTGCGCTCTGGCAAAAACTGCCTTTGCCCGTTGCCAACTATCTGGGGCCATGGATTGCCAAAGGACTAGGTTGA
- a CDS encoding XrtA system polysaccharide deacetylase, which produces MLNALSVDVEDWFQVGAFETVIDRNSWDSRECRVERNTDLVLELFDDADVKATFFTLGWVAERYPALIRRIVENGHEIASHGYGHDRVFTFTPEQFAADLIRSRALIEDAAGVAVTGYRAPSFSIDQRTPWAHEILAEQGYAYSSSVAPIKHDHYGWAEAPRFAFRPVAGSDFLEIPVTTAELGPKRLAAGGGGFFRLLPYAFSRWAIHQVNERDGRPAVIYFHPWEIDPEQPRVANAPLKSKIRHYTKLDVMAAKLRRLPQDFQWERLDSVVAREKARLAA; this is translated from the coding sequence GTGCTTAACGCGCTCTCTGTGGATGTTGAAGACTGGTTTCAGGTCGGGGCGTTTGAAACCGTCATCGACCGGAACAGTTGGGATTCGCGGGAGTGCAGGGTCGAGCGCAACACCGATTTGGTGTTGGAATTGTTCGATGATGCGGACGTAAAGGCAACCTTTTTCACGCTTGGCTGGGTAGCCGAGCGTTATCCCGCGTTGATCCGTCGTATCGTTGAAAATGGGCATGAAATCGCCAGCCATGGTTACGGCCATGACCGCGTCTTTACTTTCACTCCGGAACAATTTGCCGCCGACCTCATCCGGTCGCGCGCGTTGATCGAGGATGCCGCAGGCGTCGCCGTGACCGGCTATCGTGCGCCCAGCTTTTCCATCGACCAGCGCACGCCATGGGCGCATGAAATTTTGGCCGAGCAGGGCTATGCCTATTCCTCCAGCGTCGCCCCGATCAAGCACGACCATTATGGCTGGGCAGAGGCCCCGCGCTTTGCCTTTCGCCCCGTTGCCGGAAGTGATTTTCTGGAAATACCGGTCACGACGGCGGAGCTTGGTCCAAAGCGCCTTGCGGCCGGTGGCGGAGGCTTCTTCCGTCTGTTGCCCTATGCCTTTTCGCGATGGGCGATCCATCAGGTCAACGAGCGCGATGGACGTCCGGCGGTTATCTATTTCCATCCCTGGGAAATTGATCCCGAACAGCCACGTGTCGCGAACGCACCGCTCAAGTCGAAAATCCGCCACTATACCAAGCTGGACGTGATGGCCGCCAAATTGCGCCGCTTGCCGCAGGATTTCCAATGGGAGCGGCTGGACAGCGTTGTCGCACGGGAAAAAGCAAGGCTCGCGGCATGA
- a CDS encoding XrtA/PEP-CTERM system-associated ATPase: MYDQYYNLSSRPFQLTPDPQFYFESATHRKALSYLGYGLAQGEGFIVITGEVGAGKSTLVSHLMQSVDKARLTAATIVTSQLDGLDMVHMTAESFGIDTRGLDKAATLKSIENFLHAEARAGRRCLLVVDEAQNLSVDALEELRMLSNFQLGSSALLQIFLLGQPEFRDLVRDAPELEQLRQRVIATHHLEPMDANEVEPYIVHRLSRAGWNGRPEVTADAYAVLFAETAGVPRKLNTLMNRVMLMGAVEQVDTLDGRMVGAVIADMAGKPFAYEAPMSTHAPVQETAPEAEKRSAVPEPEMTKTPVEDVATDKIAIVPQTAPSFADSAELEALTARIAMLEQRVTEQEAALRRVLSMMIDWMDKETRLDARFMQNNRAA, from the coding sequence ATGTACGACCAATATTACAATCTATCCTCCCGTCCTTTTCAGCTCACGCCTGATCCGCAATTCTATTTCGAGAGCGCGACGCATCGTAAAGCCTTGTCCTATCTTGGCTATGGCCTTGCCCAGGGCGAAGGGTTCATCGTGATCACAGGGGAGGTCGGTGCAGGTAAATCGACCTTGGTCAGCCATCTGATGCAGAGCGTTGATAAGGCCCGGCTGACGGCGGCGACAATCGTTACAAGCCAGCTTGATGGACTTGATATGGTGCACATGACCGCCGAATCCTTCGGGATCGACACACGTGGGCTGGACAAAGCGGCAACATTGAAAAGCATCGAAAACTTCCTGCACGCCGAAGCGCGCGCCGGGCGTCGTTGTTTGCTGGTTGTGGACGAAGCGCAGAATCTTTCGGTGGATGCACTGGAAGAACTGCGCATGCTGTCCAATTTCCAGCTAGGTTCGTCCGCCTTGCTGCAGATTTTTCTGCTCGGCCAACCTGAGTTTCGCGACCTCGTCCGCGATGCCCCCGAACTTGAGCAATTGCGTCAGCGTGTGATCGCGACGCACCATCTTGAGCCGATGGATGCGAACGAAGTCGAGCCTTATATCGTGCATCGCCTTTCACGCGCCGGCTGGAATGGCCGACCTGAAGTTACGGCGGATGCCTATGCCGTGCTCTTTGCCGAAACGGCTGGGGTTCCCCGCAAGCTGAATACCCTTATGAACCGGGTCATGCTGATGGGAGCGGTTGAACAGGTCGACACATTGGACGGTCGCATGGTTGGCGCAGTCATTGCGGATATGGCAGGCAAGCCTTTCGCCTATGAAGCGCCGATGTCTACACATGCTCCGGTCCAGGAAACTGCACCTGAAGCCGAAAAGCGCTCGGCGGTTCCAGAACCTGAAATGACGAAAACGCCGGTAGAAGACGTGGCGACGGACAAAATTGCCATCGTCCCGCAGACTGCGCCATCATTTGCTGACAGCGCAGAATTGGAAGCGCTGACGGCGCGTATCGCAATGCTGGAACAGCGTGTGACGGAGCAGGAAGCCGCTCTGCGTCGCGTTCTGTCGATGATGATTGATTGGATGGATAAAGAAACCCGTCTCGACGCGCGGTTCATGCAGAATAATCGCGCAGCTTAA
- a CDS encoding AAA family ATPase, with the protein MNKHSSIKSSGSLLERASELYDFGAALRGGAAPATVPPVVETEQPVVEQPKAEQPKAEQPVPVAQAPVVAPVRSAMAPAPVSRTQVTISRERLAAHNFIVPDGPVTGLSEEFRIVKRQLLLAARGGKGFDALPHGERILICSANPDEGKTYCAINLALSMASEKDNRVLLVDADFAKPSVLSTLGIEKHRGFMDALADPACDAESLVLQTDIDGLSILPAGSQTNQDTEYLAASRTAEIIDQLTRNDPARIIIFDSPPALAASPASVLALHVGQTLMVVHADVTTESALRDALSLLSGCEHIQLLLNRTKFSPTGRKFGNYYGYGAS; encoded by the coding sequence ATGAACAAGCATAGCTCAATCAAATCGTCGGGTTCGCTGCTCGAGCGGGCATCCGAACTATATGACTTTGGCGCCGCGCTGCGTGGTGGAGCGGCTCCTGCAACTGTTCCGCCGGTTGTCGAAACAGAACAGCCGGTAGTTGAGCAGCCCAAAGCAGAGCAGCCCAAAGCAGAGCAGCCCGTGCCCGTGGCACAGGCACCTGTCGTTGCGCCGGTCCGGTCGGCCATGGCGCCAGCACCTGTCAGCCGCACACAAGTGACGATCAGCCGCGAGCGGCTGGCCGCGCATAATTTCATTGTGCCGGACGGCCCGGTCACCGGGCTTTCCGAAGAATTCCGCATTGTGAAACGGCAGCTTCTTCTGGCGGCGCGGGGCGGCAAAGGTTTTGACGCTTTGCCCCATGGCGAACGCATTCTGATTTGCTCGGCTAATCCCGACGAAGGCAAGACCTACTGTGCGATCAATCTCGCCCTTTCCATGGCCAGTGAGAAAGATAACCGTGTCCTGCTTGTCGATGCGGACTTTGCCAAACCTAGCGTTCTGTCCACGCTCGGAATTGAAAAGCATCGTGGTTTCATGGATGCCCTTGCCGATCCCGCTTGCGATGCGGAATCGCTTGTTCTGCAAACCGATATTGATGGCCTGTCCATCCTTCCGGCCGGAAGCCAGACCAACCAGGATACCGAATATCTTGCGGCTTCCCGCACCGCGGAAATCATAGACCAGCTGACCCGGAACGATCCGGCGCGGATCATCATTTTTGACTCGCCGCCTGCGCTTGCCGCTTCTCCGGCATCTGTTCTGGCCTTGCATGTCGGACAGACCCTCATGGTCGTCCACGCAGATGTGACCACCGAGAGCGCATTGCGGGATGCCCTCAGCCTTTTGAGCGGCTGCGAACATATCCAGCTTTTGCTCAACCGCACCAAATTCTCTCCGACCGGACGAAAGTTCGGCAATTACTACGGATATGGAGCTTCGTAA